From the Butyrivibrio fibrisolvens genome, one window contains:
- a CDS encoding TIM-barrel domain-containing protein, which translates to MIIGNKYRITILTGRLIRLEYNEQGIFEDRITKTVINRDFDKVSYELRRFSDQIETGKKENSQIQNDPVENSQIKTIDTNNILSKFIEIETDDLIIRYDEKNFSAQGLSITLKETGSVWHYSITYGNSDENLFGTARTLDGCDGGLWLEEGIFGKRGYAVLNDTDSPVVVSGIGDSPSSYEYANRDGSGIDIYFFGYGKDFYGGLRDFYKLCGKTPMIPRYALGNWWSRYYRYTEESYSDVLDNFKKMEIPLSVAVIDMDWHITEVDPKYGTGWTGYSWNKDLFPDHKRFLKMLHDRGLATTLNLHPADGIRAFEDMYREVAESVGIDPDSKKPVEFDFSDKKFRDAYFEKVMHPYEDDGVDFWWIDWQQGTGRDERDVDPLFLLNHYHYHDQEGRNIRPMIFSRYAGPGSHRYPVGFSGDTVMTWKSLDFQPYFTSTSSNIGYGYWSHDIGGHMMGDKDDERLIRWIQYGVFSPINRLHSSSSAFLNKEPWAIDEPYRAVMTDYLRLRHRLLPYLYTESFRAYEEDKPIVRPMYYLLPDDERAYNVPCEYGFGDELIVGAITRPMDRELRLSTVNMVLPSGRWYDIFTGTIYNGGIMRKMYRRLTDIPVLLGEGGIIPMSLDDKTNGVVNPTDIRLCIGFGQNGSYEMYEDDGITMNYLSGSYVKTRFETAVDQDTLHITIAPARGDLSLIPDKRKYEISIYGAEVSDIDNIVIKGISDITDDNDTENNDIDNDDTVNNNTKDSDAINDCTKISGSEDDGILNPEAVSYDNSRRILNITIGSIATSKGAVVTVSGIHRASNDYKKKVFDILEYAWIPIMTKDLVNGKLISMSDDEFLNWLKEADISENLKNAITEIYADK; encoded by the coding sequence ATGATTATAGGTAATAAATATAGAATTACTATACTAACAGGTCGCTTGATAAGACTTGAATATAACGAACAAGGAATCTTTGAAGACAGGATCACCAAGACTGTTATAAATAGAGATTTTGATAAGGTTTCTTATGAATTAAGAAGATTCAGTGATCAGATAGAGACTGGTAAAAAAGAGAATAGTCAGATCCAAAATGATCCGGTAGAAAATAGTCAGATCAAAACAATAGATACCAATAATATATTAAGTAAGTTCATAGAAATAGAAACAGACGACCTGATCATAAGATATGATGAGAAGAACTTCAGTGCTCAGGGCCTTTCTATAACTTTAAAAGAAACAGGATCTGTATGGCATTACAGTATCACTTATGGTAACTCTGATGAGAACCTCTTCGGAACAGCCAGAACTTTAGACGGATGCGATGGCGGTCTGTGGCTTGAAGAAGGTATCTTTGGAAAGCGCGGCTATGCGGTTCTTAATGACACAGATAGCCCTGTAGTTGTATCAGGAATAGGTGATAGCCCTTCGTCTTATGAATATGCTAATCGCGATGGCAGCGGAATAGATATTTACTTCTTTGGATACGGCAAGGACTTCTATGGAGGCCTTAGGGATTTCTATAAGCTTTGTGGCAAGACTCCTATGATCCCAAGATATGCTCTTGGTAACTGGTGGAGCAGGTACTATAGATATACAGAAGAGTCTTATAGTGATGTCCTTGATAATTTTAAGAAGATGGAGATACCGCTCTCAGTAGCTGTCATCGATATGGACTGGCATATTACAGAAGTTGATCCAAAGTATGGGACAGGCTGGACAGGTTATAGCTGGAACAAGGATCTTTTCCCTGATCATAAGAGATTTCTAAAGATGCTCCATGACAGGGGACTTGCTACAACACTTAACCTTCATCCGGCAGATGGCATCAGAGCTTTTGAAGATATGTACAGGGAGGTTGCAGAGAGTGTTGGCATAGATCCTGATTCAAAGAAGCCGGTAGAGTTTGACTTTTCTGATAAGAAGTTTAGAGATGCATATTTTGAAAAGGTTATGCATCCTTATGAAGATGACGGGGTGGACTTCTGGTGGATAGACTGGCAGCAGGGAACAGGAAGAGACGAAAGAGACGTAGATCCACTTTTCCTACTCAATCATTATCACTATCACGATCAGGAAGGCAGGAATATAAGGCCTATGATCTTTTCAAGGTATGCAGGCCCGGGAAGTCACAGATATCCTGTGGGATTTTCAGGAGATACTGTCATGACCTGGAAGAGTCTTGACTTCCAGCCTTATTTTACCAGCACTTCAAGTAATATAGGTTACGGCTACTGGAGTCATGATATCGGCGGCCACATGATGGGTGACAAGGATGATGAGAGACTTATAAGATGGATCCAGTACGGAGTATTCTCTCCTATAAATCGTCTTCACTCCAGTAGCAGCGCCTTCCTTAACAAGGAACCCTGGGCTATTGATGAGCCTTATCGCGCTGTCATGACAGACTATTTAAGACTTCGTCACAGACTCCTTCCATATCTATATACAGAAAGCTTCAGAGCATATGAAGAAGATAAGCCAATAGTAAGACCTATGTACTACCTGTTACCTGATGATGAGAGAGCCTACAATGTCCCATGCGAATACGGATTTGGCGATGAGCTCATAGTCGGTGCCATTACAAGACCTATGGATAGAGAACTTAGGCTATCTACTGTGAACATGGTACTTCCAAGCGGCCGCTGGTACGATATCTTCACAGGCACTATCTATAATGGCGGCATTATGAGGAAGATGTACAGACGCCTTACTGATATCCCTGTTCTTCTTGGCGAAGGCGGCATAATTCCTATGTCTCTTGATGATAAGACTAATGGAGTAGTAAATCCAACAGATATCAGGCTCTGTATAGGATTTGGTCAAAACGGATCTTACGAAATGTACGAAGATGACGGCATCACCATGAACTATTTAAGTGGCAGCTATGTTAAGACAAGATTTGAAACAGCAGTAGATCAAGATACTCTTCATATCACCATAGCTCCTGCAAGAGGTGATCTGTCACTTATTCCAGATAAGAGAAAATATGAAATAAGTATATATGGAGCAGAAGTATCTGATATAGATAATATTGTTATTAAAGGTATATCCGATATTACTGATGATAATGATACTGAAAATAATGATATCGACAATGATGATACTGTCAATAATAATACCAAAGACAGTGATGCTATAAATGATTGCACTAAAATTTCCGGTAGTGAAGATGATGGTATTTTAAACCCTGAAGCAGTAAGTTATGATAATAGCCGCAGGATCTTAAATATCACCATCGGAAGCATCGCAACATCAAAAGGCGCAGTAGTCACAGTATCAGGTATTCATAGAGCCTCCAATGACTACAAGAAGAAAGTCTTTGACATACTAGAATATGCCTGGATCCCGATCATGACCAAGGATCTTGTAAATGGTAAGCTCATTAGCATGTCAGATGATGAGTTTTTAAACTGGCTAAAAGAAGCAGACATCTCTGAAAACCTAAAGAATGCCATAACAGAAATATATGCTGATAAGTAA